The genomic region CTCCATGCGCGCCAGCGCCTCGCCCAGGCACAGCCGGCGTCCTGCAGGGAGAAGGGACGGGGAGGAGCGATGAGACAAAGTGGGGGTGAAGCCCTCCTCCACTTTCAGAGGAAAGCATGAGGATAATGACTGGGGACTCACAGACCCATCCATCTAAAGGTCCGGGACAGACAGTTTTAAGTATATCGTGGACCTCCTACAAGTGCAACCTTGCAGGGATTTGAATCCTGACTACCATTACTAgttctgtgatcttgggcaagccaGAGTTTCTGGGTAGGTAAATGGGGAGGATAGTAGTGCTTCATTAGGTTGCTatgagggacttgcctggtggctcagactgtgaagaatctgcctgcattgcaggagacctgggttggatccctgggtcaggaagatcctttggagaagggaatgtattATTTcccggagaattccacggacagaggagccttgaaaccactgagcaactaacgttttcactttttttcaggtttttgtgAAAGGTAAATGGAGGTGAAACAGAATATAATGCTTGTCAGTTTTAGTATGTGTGTGCCCTCGCTGCTCTAAGCCCTACTATCAATTAATTTTGTCCTTATAACAACTCCCAGAGGTGGGCCTTTTTATGATCGCCATTTTATAGATGTAAAACCCGAAgcacagagaagggaaggagcAAATCCAAGGCCAAGTGGCTAGAATATGACAAAGCTGGGGTCTGGCAGCAAAGTGCATCTCTTAGCCATCACTCTTACAGTTCTCAGAGGTAACACTGGTGCACAGTAGGCAATGTTGTAGGTTACCTATTATTATGCACCCTACTCCCTTTTCGAACACTGAGTTAAgcaggaaggattttttttttttttcagctctttAAAGACCAAAGCCAAGAAAAACCAGAACCACTTCAACTGCACCACCCAGTGGAGAGACTGATAATGACCATGTCCAAGTTAGATGACAATCCTGTCTCCCTGCCACCCTCCACAAGGCTTTCAGTTGCTGTCAGCCTGTAGGGGAAGACTTGGGAAGGAGAAAGGATGTCTGCGTATCTAAAACTGAGGATTGGGTGGGATGAAGAAGTAAAAGGGTCTGGAGAGTTGAATTAGGCTTGGGGAATGTAGGTGGAATATTGGGCGAGAAAGACTGACCGTTGCCCCCCACCACTCTCACCAGCTGAGAAAGGCATGAAGGCAGGATTCTTCTTGAAGGACATATTGGCATCCAGAAAAttttcagggttgaattccttgGGCTTCAGAAATTGGCTGGGGTCGCAGTGGACTGTATTAAGGAGGGTGATGACATCCGTGCCCTGCATGGGTGGGGAGGCAGAATCAGTGGCCGGTTAGAAGGGCTGGGAGGTTCCCAGTAGAGGATTTCCACTCTACAGAGTCTGGGTCTCTATCAGGAGTCCAGGAAATAGGTGTGGGTGTCTAGGGTTCCCAGTGGTGGGTGTGAAAACCATTCTTTTGGGGTCTGAGGTAGGGATGTGGGATACCCTCCTTGTAGAAACAAATCTGGGGTTCCTGGGGAGGGAGTAAGGTCTTCCAGAACAGTGTTTAGGTACAGGAGGTCCCCAGAATGAAGTCTCAGACCTTGGGGATTTCAGAGAGGGGTCCAAGGGGTCACAGGGAAGGGGCCTGGTGTTCAGAACAGGGTCTAGTCCAGTATGGTATAGGATGAAGTCTTGGGAAGGGGCTGAGGTTCTGGATTTAAGGGCCTCAGATGTCTGTTGCTAGggcctgggtcttccttgctagaACCCTGGATGCCCGTATCAAGAGTGTGGGATGCCTCTTCCTAAGGTTTTAGGTATGGTTTGCCAGGTGTCCACCTCACCCTGGGTATCGTGAAGCCTCGAAAGTTCGTGTCCCGAGTGACACGGTGCGGCAAGCTCATGGGGATGACGTTTGCGAAGCGCTGCACTTCGTGGATCACCGCGTCTGTGTAAGGCATCGCCGATCGGTCCTCCACTGTGGGCAGCCGCTCGCGTCCCACCACGCGGTCGATTTCCTCCTGGAcgcgggctggggtgggaggaggggagagcggTTGTTGAGGGGATCAGCAGACTCGGCTATGCCGAGAAgaggtgtgtgcatgcgtgtggaAGCAATCCAGCCACTGCTTTCCAGTCGAGGTCGGTGTCGGGGGTCGGGGGCCGCTGCAAGGGTGCATGTGAAGGTTAGATGGAGGTTCAGAGGGAGGGTTGGGTTCAGAGATGCAGTGAGGGCGAAAGTTTCGTTCCCGCCTGGGCTTTCAGGGGCGAGGTTGTGCGGACGGGGTACGGGGCTGCTTGGAGTCCAGGTCCCACATGGGATTACCGGCGGGGCTTCGAGGACCAGGGCCGCCAGAGGATGGATGGAGTGAGCGGGGTGTGCAGGACAGCTGAGAAATCAGGGGTGGCGCGGGCGGCAAAGACCCAGTAGGCCTCCGCACAGCGCCCAGGCGGCCAGGAAGGTTCAGGGGAAGACCCAGAAGCGGGGTTTGGGAAGGCGGGGTCGCAGGGGGTGCGCTGGGAGGGGAGGAGTTCTTGGGCAGGCCCGGGCTCTGGGCGTCTGTGCGCGTTGTGTGTGCAGGGTCAGAGACGGGGTCTCCGTCTGGACAGAAGTAGGCGGATCGGGGGAGCCACGTGAGTGGGGTCAGCCTCCGGTGGGCTTGCGGGTTTGGCTGTGGGACCCAGGAGTGAGCTGGGGGCTCTCGCTACCAGGCACACTGGGCGGGCGCTCAAGGTCTGTGGGCGGGGCTCCCGGCGCTCGCACCTTGCACTTTTGGATACTTCATGAGCAGGAGGAAGGCATGGCGCAGCGTGGTACCCACGGTCTCGGTGCCGCCGAAGAGCAGATTGTGTGTGGTCATCAGCAGAGTATCCATGAAGAAGTGGCTCAGCGGGTCCTGCTTTTCCTGCAGGGGTTAAGGGCGGGGGATGTGAGCCAAGGCGGAGGGAGATCTTTGTGCGCGGAGACTCTGCGACCCGCTCCTAGCAGACCTGCACGGCTGCTATGGGTGCCAGTTCAGCGCCTCCTCTGTTCAATTTCCTTTCCTTGGGAGATCTGGGGAGCGCGGAGGGCAGGGAAGGGAAAAATCTCAGCCATGCGGCCGATAAAATAAACCTTGAAGGACTTTTTAATGAGCTTGTTAATTGACGGAGGCCCTGAGTGGCCCCAGAAGAGCCAGATGATCCAACTTCATTTCCTGGATGTGGGGAGTTCACATTCAAACGCGCTCATCTCGAGATCCTTGTTGGTTCGAAGCAGGATGGAAGGTCAGATCAGAGATGGGACTTCCAGGTAGGGCTTACTTACCTGTGCCATCTTGGTAAGGAAGCAATCAATGAAGTCCCGGGGAGTGTTTGGgtcaagggaagcctggtgttcacGGACGCTGCGGGCGATGAGGTCCTTCATGCGTCCGTAATTCTTAAAAAGGCGTCGGTGTGGCCCGGGCACCCAGTCCAGGAGGTTCGGAAAGATATTGTACATCTAAGGATGGAGCAGAGTCGGGGGAATTGGGAGGAGCAGGCAGATGAGAAGATAaggtgaaagtgtgtgtgtgtgcgtgtgtgtagggtggggcggggcctgtgTGTCAGCAGAGCCCCTGCGGAGTGGGCGGGGCCGCATAGCTCGGGGGCGGGGTCAGACGGAGAGGGCGGGGCCAATAGCAGTCGCTTCCCTACCCACTGCTTCCCCGATAGTCCTGAACTGGCTGGACCCCCCAACCCTGTCGCCCGTGGAATTCGGTCTGCTGACCTCTCCCCAGGGGCTGCTCATGATTTGGAAGTTTTCATTGATGAGGTGGATAATGGTGAGCAGACGGTCGTCGTCGTAGTCGAAACGGGAGCCGAAGATCACAGAGCAGATAATGTTGGATACGGAGCGGCTCACCACAAACGTGGGGTCGAAAGGCTTGCCTGAAGGTGAAGGGCGAGTGGGTCAAGGGGCACGGCTCCGAAGACACAGTGTACGACAAAGCAGGCCCCAGGCAGCAACCGCACGACATCCAACCCAAGCATGTCAGTGTGACTCACAGCACTGAACGCCTGCTCCTGGCCGACTAACACGGCGCAGCAGCACCCACAAAGCATCTGGCTACACAGCAGACAGCACAGAACGCACGTTCCCCTACAGCACATCGACGGCAGTACTAAACAGCTGCGCGGGGTATTCTTGGTGACGCAATACACAGCATACACACAGTACAACTCTACACCCAGTGCCTGACAACTTTACAGCCTCACTCAGCAACGGCACACAGCAACGCAACACCTCACACCCAATGATCTGATGACCCAGCAGGTCACAGAAAGCAGTACCAATACAGTGCATCCCCACACTGGCCATCACACAATAGCACAGCCCGGAAAACTGAATCTGGAGTTAACTAGACATAGTCTGGATTTTGGCTTGGCCTCTTAGTCTACATGTGACCTAGGGGAACCAaattcccttctctgagcctcagtttccccatctataaaatgggcttgATGAGAGTCTTCTCCTCATGGGGCTGTTATAAATAGTCAGTACATGTGGGTCTGGGAAATGCTTAGCTAAGGGCCGTCATGCCATCATGAACCAAAGAAGGGTGGTATGGTAGACTGAGTATGCCCCCCACCAtgctacccccccccccaccaagatGTCCATGTCCCAACTCCAAAAGCCTGTGCATATGTAATTAAATTAAAGATCTTGGGAtgggagattattctggattatctagGTGGGTTTAATGTAATCACATGGGTCCTTATAAGGAAGCAAAAGATGTGAGTAGAAAAGGTGATatgatgggaattccctggtggtccagtggttggttCTTTGTGCTTCTATTGCCTAgggcgcaggttcaattcctggctggggaactaagatcaagctgcacagtgtggccaatcCCCAACCCCCAAAAAAGTGATGTGGTggtggaaagagggagagagagaggaagagacatTGGTGGATGCTATGCtcctggctttgaagatgaaggaaggggcTACAAGCTGAAGAATGCGGGCAGCCTCTAGAGGCTAAAAAAGGTGAGGAATTGGATTGTTCTCTAGAACTTCCAGAAGTCAACGCTGCTGACCCAGTTTAAACTTTGGACCCCCAGAACTGGAGGAGAATAAATTTGtcttgttttaagtcactaaatttgtgGCAGTTTGTtgcagcagcaacaggaaaatAATTCAGGCAGTTATTATTCTTTTACTTACATCACATCATTTAATCCCTGAGCTATTACCCGCCACTTCTCCCCCTAGAGTCAGCAAGATTTGGAGATCAGGGTAGAGGTCCATTTACCTTTCTCTGCCTCAATTTCTTCTCCTGTAAAATGGGGTTTATGATAGTACTTACTTCTGAGGTTTGGgtgatttctcttttctaaaggggaactgaaatttttaaatttactttggccatgctgtgcagcatgccaggtcttagttccTGAACGAGGGGTGGAAACTGCACCCCTTGAAGTGGAGGTGTGGAGCCtgacccactggaccaccagggatgtccctggatGATTTTTCAAGGAGGTGATATACACAGAGTTTTGGAACAGTGCTGGCATATGGTAAGTAAGCATCACCTTAAATGTTGAttattaacttctttttcatGGTGGACAGCTTTGACCTGGGTTTATATCCCATCTTGGGCACTTCCCAGGCATGTGACTAACCTTTCTAGGCCTCAGCTTTATCTCTTGTAGTAACTCCCTAGGTTTTCTGGGAGGGTGTAACTTGTCAACACATGCAAAGCGTTTACCATAGTACCCGGAATCCTGTAATACCGGATAAAT from Muntiacus reevesi chromosome 2, mMunRee1.1, whole genome shotgun sequence harbors:
- the CYP2F1 gene encoding cytochrome P450 2F1, which gives rise to MDSVSTAILFLILALVCLFLTTGSKGKGRLPPGPRALPFLGNLLQLRSQDMLTSLTKLSKEFGAVYTVYLGPRRVVVLSGYQAVKEALVDQAEEFGGRGNYPVFFNFTKGNGIAFSNGDRWKALRKYSVQILRNFGMGKRTIEERILEEGQFLLEELRKTQGKPFDPTFVVSRSVSNIICSVIFGSRFDYDDDRLLTIIHLINENFQIMSSPWGEMYNIFPNLLDWVPGPHRRLFKNYGRMKDLIARSVREHQASLDPNTPRDFIDCFLTKMAQEKQDPLSHFFMDTLLMTTHNLLFGGTETVGTTLRHAFLLLMKYPKVQARVQEEIDRVVGRERLPTVEDRSAMPYTDAVIHEVQRFANVIPMSLPHRVTRDTNFRGFTIPRGTDVITLLNTVHCDPSQFLKPKEFNPENFLDANMSFKKNPAFMPFSAGRRLCLGEALARMELFLYFTAILQSFSLQPLGAPEDIDLTPLSTGLGNVPRPYQLCVRAR